One Oryza glaberrima chromosome 11, OglaRS2, whole genome shotgun sequence genomic region harbors:
- the LOC127754573 gene encoding vegetative cell wall protein gp1-like has product MHQQVGIGFLGGAPKRVRVLTGNEEDDPPPPAPLAQPSGPAPTAETLPPWLQRHPPALPLPGHRSPPGHHGGIPVAQPSRPGRSRPHRQATAAAPSRHSPTPHRRRRLGWNRTARLHRARSHPAGRTHPLPPRPHRCSASSPLPLPTATPLPLPAALPPPMVRGPASHAGEAGSGGEGSGSGRRPPLCVVGTSCPSSRRAARRRPRCTHRTPPPPPVGLDPGGAVPDPSPGAGEVVTPCTADRRLPNDALLRLLRQGGPSPA; this is encoded by the exons ATGCATCAGCAGGTCGGCATTGGTTTCTT gggaggagctccaaaAAGGGTGAGGGTGCTGACCGGTAACGAGGAAGACgacccaccgccgccagctcccttAGCACAACCATCTGGGCCTGCGCCGACGGCGGAAACGTTGCCGCCCTGGCTCCAGCGCCACCCGCCTGCGCTCCCATTGCCCGGCCACCGCTCCCCACCTGGCCACCACGGCGGCATCCCGGTTGCCCAGCCGTCGAGGCCTGGCCGCTCGCGCCCGCACCGGCAAGCCACGGCCGCCGCACCCAGCCGCCACTCGCCCACTCCTCATCGCCGTCGAAGGCTCGGCTGGAACCGGACTGCACGCCTGCACCGTGCGCGTTCGCACCCTGCCGGACGGACGCACCCCCTGCCTCCACGCCCGCACCGGTGCTCGGCCTCCTCGCCACTGCCGCTCCCCACCGCCACGCCActgccgctccccgccgccctccCACCGCCGATGGTTCGGGGGCCAGCCTCCCAcgccggggaggccggatccggaggggaggggagcggatCTGGTCGTCGGCCGCCGCTTTGCGTCGTCGGCACCTCCTGCCCGAGCTCACGCCGCGCTGCACGCCGTCGCCCCCGCTGCACgcaccgcacgccgccgcccccgccggtgGGGCTAGATCCGGGCGGGGCGGTGCCGGATCCGTCGCCTGGCGCCGGAGAAGTCGTCACACCGTgcaccgccgaccgccgcctccCGAACGATGCGCTGCTCCGCCTCCTGCGCCAAGGAGGACCTTCGCCGGCTTGA
- the LOC127754172 gene encoding basic helix-loop-helix protein 004-like, producing MSGKDQKKATTALEEKLELLRDVTKSSAANETSILVDASKYIKELKDKVSQEPEQLGSTSSSMPMPRVSVSSVELEKKRGFRINVSMEKSQPELLTSVLEAFEELGLDVLDADVSCADDTAFRLEALGSSQSEAAETSVDEQMVRHAVLQAIKKCIDGSSI from the exons ATGTCAGGGAAGGATCAGAAGAAAGCAACAACAGCTTTAGAAGAGAAGCTCGAGCTCCTACGTGATGTTACAAAGTCAAGTGCG GCAAACGAGACATCAATCCTTGTAGATGCGTCCAAGTACATCAAAGAGCTCAAGGACAAGGTATCTCAGGAGCCTGAACAGCTGGGCAGCACTAGCAGTTCCATGCCAATGCCAAGA GTCAGTGTTTCATCGGTAGAGctagagaagaagagaggttTTCGAATCAATGTGTCAATGGAGAAGAGTCAGCCTGAGTTGCTGACGTCGGTGTTAGAAGCATTCGAGGAGCTTGGCCTCGACGTCCTTGATGCTGACGTGTCGTGCGCAGACGACACCGCATTTCGTCTTGAAGCGCTTGGATCCAGCCAA AGTGAAGCTGCAGAGACAAGCGTGGATGAGCAAATGGTTCGTCATGCAGTGCTGCAAGCCATCAAGAAATGCATTGACGGATCATCAATTTGA
- the LOC127754171 gene encoding BTB/POZ domain-containing protein At3g56230-like, with protein sequence MDCCVCSPMASMYRLPRNAICAACYEGAKAIIAFFNDDDDEHADADQGSVKPSRLTKLNSTIKGLRDAWEEVKQMRCREEETKQRASFLQEGFAAAWKDGIHTDIAIRPGTGPPIQAHKAILATRSEVFRHILAGDDDCKAPAGDSLLLPELTHDELSHLLAFLYTGSLATCAEERHLHALLVAGDKYDVPFLRRACEARLAAGVEAGNVLRTLEVAELSSSAALKERAMGTVVEHAEEVVFSPEYEEFAVRNAALCVQITRALLANKTLPAKTP encoded by the exons ATGGATTGCTGCGTGTGCAGTCCCATGGCGTCCATGTACAGGCTTCCAAGGAACGCCATCTGCGCTGCGTGCTATGAAGGTGCCAAGGCCATCATCGCCTTcttcaacgacgacgacgacgagcacgcCGATGCTGATCAAGGCTCGGTGAAGCCCAGCAGATTGACAAAGCTCAATAGCACAATCAAG GGATTGAGAGATGCGTGGGAGGAGGTGAAGCAGATGCGATGCAGAGAGGAGGAGACCAAGCAGAGGGCATCGTTTCTCCAGGAAGGCTTCGCGGCGGCGTGGAAGGACGGCATCCACACCGACATCGCCATCAGGCCTGGAACTGGGCCTCCAATCCAAGCCCACAAGGCCATCCTt GCGACCAGGTCGGAGGTGTTCCGGCacatcctcgccggcgacgacgactgcAAGGCCCCCGCCGGCGACTCTCTGTTGCTACCGGAGCTGACCCACGACGAGCTCTCCCacctcctcgccttcctctaCACGGGCTCCCTGGCGACGTGCGCGGAGGAGCGGCACCTGCACGCGCTGCTGGTCGCCGGCGACAAGTACGACGTGCCGTTCCTCCGGCGAGCTTGCGaggcgcggctggcggcgggggtggaggCGGGCAACGTGCTGCGGACGCTGGAGGTGGCGGAGCTGAGCTCGAGCGCGGCGCTGAAGGAGCGCGCCATGGGGACGGTGGTGGAgcacgcggaggaggtggtgttCTCGCCGGAGTACGAGGAGTTCGCCGTCAGGAACGCCGCCCTCTGCGTCCAGATCACTCGCGCACTTCTCGCCAATAAAACCTTACCCGCCAAGACGccttaa